ACATCCTCGGCGGCCCCCTCGGCGGCCTCGGCATCGCCCTCGGCGGCACAGCCGGTGCGTTCGGTCTCGCGGCGCTGCTCGTCGGCGTCTCCCTGCCGGCGCTGCTCACGGTCCGCACCGGCCCGCTGCCACCCGACGACACGCCCGGCCGGCGCGCGGTCCTGGCCGAGCTGCGGGACGGGCTGCGGCACATCCGGCGGGACCCGGTGCTTCGCCCGCTGCTGCTCGCCATCACCCTCAGCGACCTCGGCTTCGTCGGCCCGATGAACCTCGGGCTGACCCTCCTGGCCCAGCAGCGCGCCTGGGGCTCGGCAGGGCTCGGCTGGGTCCTGGCCGGCTTCGGCACCGGCGCCGGGGCCGCGTCGCTGCTGCTCTCCTGGCGTGGCCGCCTGCCCCGCGCGGCTGCCGTGTCCGCGGTGGCGAACCTCGTGTCGGCCGTGGCCATCGGCGCGCTCGCCCAGGTGGCGTCCGTCGCCGCGGCGGCCGGTGTCGCCGTGCTCGTCGGCGTCTCGGCCGGTCTGGCCGGGGCTCTGTGCGGCGCGCTGGTGCAGGCGCGGGCCGGTGCCGCCTACACCGGCCGGGTCACCGCCGTCGCCACGCTGGCCGGATTCGGCCTCGCACCGCTCACCTTCCCCGTGGTCGGCGCGGCCGTCGCCCTGTGGGGCACCGGCCCGGTGTTCGCGGCCTGCGCGGCGGTGTGCGCCCTCGCCGGAGTGGTGGGCTTGGGCGCACGCGAGCTGCGCCGCGCCGAACTCCCCGGCTGACCGCGGTTCACTCCTTCGGCTGAACCAGCTGCACCAGATTGCCGCAGGTGTCGTCGAAGACCGCCGCGAGCACCGGCCCCTGCTCCCGCGGCTCGTGCGTGAACCGCACACCCCGGCCGGTCAGCCGCTCGTACTCCGCCCCGAGGTCGTCCACGGAGAAGACGATGCACGGGATGCCCGCCTCGTACAGCGCCCTGCGGTACGGCTCGGCGATGGGCCCCTGGCCGGGCTCCAGCAGCAGCTGGAGGTCCGGCTGGGCGCCCTGGGGTGCCCCGACCGTCACGAACAGCGTGCCGTTGCCGAGGTCCATGTGGATACGGGTCTCGAAGCCGAGCACCTCCGTGTAGAAGGCGTGCGCCCTCGCCACGTCGTCCACGTACACCCCGGTCATCGCGACCTTGATCATGGCGGCGGCCTCCTCAGATGCCCAGCTGCCTGGAATCGTGCAGCTTGCTGATCGCGTCCGCCTCGCCGTCCACCTGCACCTCGGCCGCGTCCTGCCGGCCGAAGGCGAACATCAGCAGCTCCGACGGCTCACCGGTCACCGTCACCACCGGCGCGCCCCGGTGCGCCACCGCCGTCTGCCCGTCCGGGCGGCGCAGCACCAGACCCGTCGGCACACCCCGGGCCACCAGCCGCGCCGTGCGCTCCAGCCGGGACCACAGGGCGTCCTGGAAGACCGGGTCGAGCTCGCGCGGGCTCCAGTCCGGCTGGGCGCGGCGCACGTCCTCGGTGTGGACGTAGAACTCGACGATGTTGGCCGCCTCGTCGACCTGCTTGAGCTGGAACGGCGAGA
Above is a genomic segment from Streptomyces fodineus containing:
- a CDS encoding MFS transporter, which encodes MPTSAATSADTATAERAAHRDPNVLRWLGAYSASAIGDNVYYLALSWAAVRSGTPAQAGLVTAAAALPRVLLMPFGGVVADRYGPRRVVLASTAVRGAVVLAAAGLLLATRPGLGALGAIAVLFGIVDAVFLPAAGSLPARITGRGQLARVQGMRGLATRLANILGGPLGGLGIALGGTAGAFGLAALLVGVSLPALLTVRTGPLPPDDTPGRRAVLAELRDGLRHIRRDPVLRPLLLAITLSDLGFVGPMNLGLTLLAQQRAWGSAGLGWVLAGFGTGAGAASLLLSWRGRLPRAAAVSAVANLVSAVAIGALAQVASVAAAAGVAVLVGVSAGLAGALCGALVQARAGAAYTGRVTAVATLAGFGLAPLTFPVVGAAVALWGTGPVFAACAAVCALAGVVGLGARELRRAELPG
- a CDS encoding VOC family protein encodes the protein MIKVAMTGVYVDDVARAHAFYTEVLGFETRIHMDLGNGTLFVTVGAPQGAQPDLQLLLEPGQGPIAEPYRRALYEAGIPCIVFSVDDLGAEYERLTGRGVRFTHEPREQGPVLAAVFDDTCGNLVQLVQPKE
- a CDS encoding TIGR03085 family metal-binding protein, which produces MSTFAKRERLLLADLLETVGPDAETLCEGWRTRDLAAHVIVRERRPDAAGGTLIKQLAPRLEKVMAEYTAKPYEELIQLIRTGPPRFSPFQLKQVDEAANIVEFYVHTEDVRRAQPDWSPRELDPVFQDALWSRLERTARLVARGVPTGLVLRRPDGQTAVAHRGAPVVTVTGEPSELLMFAFGRQDAAEVQVDGEADAISKLHDSRQLGI